Part of the Cydia fagiglandana chromosome 2, ilCydFagi1.1, whole genome shotgun sequence genome, cttctaTACTAAAATCTTACATTGAATCAAACAGACACGACATTCGTggatacattttacattaaatattgTTGTGATATGTAGGATAATCAAAAgttatataaaattacaaatgagATTACTTAAGTTCTACATGAAATAAATTGGCGGGTAAGACTAAATAGCTCCCACTCGAGTACACAACCGGCCGTGCATTCCTTATCGTATAATCTTCACCTCTATACCTAAGTATTTACCTATTTTACTACAGTGTGGAGTTTTGTCCACTGCTGCAGCAGAGGGAAGTCCCACCTATCCAACAAAGCTATCATGATATACTGTTAGCGCTGCCCAGCCAGCGGCTAAGTAAAGAGGCGCACCGCTTCCGCATGATAGCCGCAAAGCCGTCGAGTTGCGCCTCCGCAAACATCCCGGAGGCGCTACAGTGACAATAATTGACCGAACGAGAGCGAAGGTCCCCATTTCAGTTTGGGAACAACATGCTTTCGTATGTCTGTTCAGCTGTTCTCTCCTACAGTTTAATTTGTCTTTTCAACCAAATCTCGGAAATTTTGAGAGTAAGTTTAAGTACCATCTTCATCATAAATTTCCACGATGAATAGTTTTCCATTCCCTTTAGTTTTTCCATCACGAGTGGAGTTGAGGAACTTGTACTGGACGCCATTACTGCCGGCAACCGTATTAACTATTTTCGCTTTTTACGCTCAAAAtacgttttgatttttattgaaaacgcgCAGGCCCGTAACCTATTGGATCTGGATCGTAAAGAGAAACTATGATGATCTGGATGAATAGGTATATTATCGAAAGGAATAGGCACTGATACAAATTTTGTGTTTACAGCATTAGGGTCTAAACTGATGTGTCTGCTTGACGCACGCGAACAAAAGccgtgtatttatttaaatatttaaactaGTTCTACGCGCGTTCACGCAGTATCCTTTAAACAAGATTCTGTTAGTTTATAAAGACACTTTCCAACAGATATTTCTGTGTATATTTTCAGTtgattaagtatttatatttttttcaaaatggcgaagTGAAGTCCTGGGGGTTCTCGAGGGCAGGTAGTACAACGCGCATAGAGCCACTAGCACCTATTATCTAGTGAAAAAGGCAAAGTCGAAAACTTTTTAGTTAGTATCGTCATGTTTATCTGCACCATTGAATACaaatttttatttctatgaaattttggTTGATAGCCGGTTATTAACCGGTTCTTCCATACAATTAAAAACCGGTTTACATTCTCTAAACTGCacgtatgtcacagccatttTTCCTTGAAACTattcaatgtcatattttacgagtataatataCCTAAGTTTAGATTATAAGCCACTTACTGGGCCGTTGGGCTGTAGTAAACTTATTTTCTGACAAGAAAAGGGTTATTATGTTATAAACCATCTAATCCCAAGCGGTGCTAAAACTATGCTACCTATAAATAACAAGAACCATTTCGGCATACATACATAACTGTATGCCATAATTGTTCTCTCAATATATGTACGTTCAAATGTAACAATtgcaaaaactaaaattaagctTTTTGTAACTTGTTTTTTGTAGGTACGTATATCTCTTCCATGACCGATGTGGGGCGCGTTGATTAAAACTTTAGCCGTTCCACCGAAACTAACGCATGAGCAAAAACATCACTGATATGAAAACAATTTTGGATCTCGAGCGTGAGATCAAACGATCAGTTATGAAATTTCTACGTACGAGTATGTTATTTGAAATGAAACATTAATTAAACAActtgtaaaattttgaaaataattttggtaggTACTGATCGCGCTTTAAAGCAGTCATTATACCTGAATTGATTTTCTGCGATGACCTTTTTTATCCAAGACACTTTTACAATTTGTACATAATTCTCTATTCAACATAAAAagtattaatatatttagtcTAAAATTTATACAGGCATAGGCAACTGAGTGATAAATATCATAATGAGGCGATTTTTCGTATGTTTCAAAGTCatattatatacttatactagcgacccgctccggcttcgccCGGGTAGAATCTtatcaaattatacacctaaatcttcctcaagaatcttTGTATTGATAGGTGTAAACCACGTGAAAATATGTTCAGTAGTTTTGAGTTTATAGCgaatatacatacacacaaacagacagacgccgcgagggactttgttttattaggTGCAGTGATAGACgaaaaagtaaaatattttccaaCCTCACGTAAAACAGATAGAATTCTACCTAGCATTGCCAGATGCTGTcctgataaaaaaatgtagATCTAAATGTCATTAaatgatattaatattaaaccATAACAAGCTTCATTTCTTGCCCTCAGCTGCATCCAAGGCGACTATCTGAAGGTGTACTCGGAAGGGGGCACTCACGGGCCGGGGCCTCCTGGAGTGAACGAGTACTCGGCGTGGCGCGCGCTCTGCGGCAGCCGGGCCGACGCCCCGCCGGCGCTCTACTCCCACGGGCCTCTGCTGGTGCTGGAGTTTCATACCGGAACCAAAGCTAATAACGCCACCGGTTTCGTTGGCACCTATAGATTTATAGATAGGCGTAAGTATAACCCTAAAATATCCCTGTATTTTCTCTTATACTTTTTTTACACGCAATATTTTATACGTACACATCTGATTATTAATGCACTTGACCAAAACAATGAATAACCTTTAAATTTGGTCGTAAATCTGACGATAAGCTTATACAGgctgttactgaccatcgggctttaaattcagggctcgattttactcgctaaactgagctacttttattatggcaccaaccccgaaatcccgaaattttttttttacgttttcatacattttgtctgatcagatgtcgacgttttctatggaaataccaaaaaaaatccccgattttcgggttggtcccatagtaaaagtagttcagtttagcgagtaaaatcaggCCCTGGAAAAGCCCCACGTTCGGACACAAATACTGTAGTTATCTGAATACCTTTTTGTGACCAGCGAAGACGTCTGTTTTTGGTGACAGTTTTAAAAAcctaacaaaaataaatcaagcaggcaaaacaaaaaaaaatggtcaaaatattatacatattatagagTCACTACCGACTGAGCCATTTTAATTGAGCCCAGTCAAAGTTCGTATTTAACAATCAAGATTAACATCAGGAATTAACACTCTAGTACTTATTACAAACGCACACATTACAATCCGTCCCGGAACTTTCCGGGATACTTACTCGTAACATCAAAAACACGTGTTGAATATGTAAATTATGCCGGAACTGATTCTAACTTAAACAAAAGGTCTGAACTATTAAACTTTTCGCCTTCAGGTAATTTCGAGACAGATGGCGTACATATTCCCGACACGTGGTGTGACTACGTGTTTAATTCCCAAGCCAACCGGCCCATGTATGGTCGGATGTATAGCCCAAGGTATCCTTCAAGCTATCCCAGCAACGTGCGGTGTACTTATCATTTTCACGCCAGGTTTGTACGAAATTTatctataggtatgtataattaaTTGATGTATTTAActtaatgtaaaataataatatcaaacTTGCCTTAATCTGTAAAAAAGTTACAGAATACTtatgactagtttttttttcttaaaatttaaaGTCAAGTTAGAATTTGATGACTTTGGCAATTATGGTACGCTTTGAAACAAACTTCACGATATGTAAATCAAAAAGAGAATGACAAATGTAATATTGATCAAAAAAGTACGTAGATGGGTATAAGTAGTTAGGGCCTAAATTCAGTCTTAAGTCATCCTCCTTTATTTGGTTCCATTGTGTTACGTTATGCATCAAACTTAAAGGGCAAGTGACTGACTTTCATAAATTAAGATTCTTACCTATTATGTAGACTATTATTCAATTGATGTTAATTAAAACAATGCTTTTTATATAAgctatttgttttgtttcagaCAACACGAGCGAATTAAGTTAGTTTTCGAAGAATCGTTTCTTCAGAAAGGAGATGAGAGGTACACCCATCGTGAAAAATGCTTGGCTTGTAACAATGTATTTTCCaacttattttattcattttatgttTCTGTTGCAGCTGTCTCAATCGAGCTGATATTATAAAAGTTTTCGACGGGCGGTCGACAACAGCGCCGGTTCTCGCTATGCTTTGCAATGAGATAGTAGGTAAGACAAGGTTGTCTTTTTTAAAAAGACCGGcccagtgcgagtcggactcgcgtttaaagtgttccgtacattaagtccgactcacgcttgactgcacatgtcttataggttttcctatcatctataggtaaagaactaatctgtgtattttttcaaaattttagacccagttgtttcggagataaaggggggagaatggtcatttttagctattttcttaaataacttcgaaccgatgtattttaacattataaaaaaatatatttgaaattctcaagatgggctctttcatttgatatataacacgatatagtttgaaaaactttatctTTTAACTTGCTCATTACTCCAAAAAAGTGGCcaccatgtttaaaattcatttgtttacgttacatgtccattTTTGGGTCACTATTTGActtatgtgtaccaaatttcaacttaattggtccagtagtttccgagaaaacaggccgtgacagacggacagacagacgcgccagtgatcctataagggttttgttttttccttttgaggtacggaaccctaaaaaggtgatGAACAGTTTGCGCCATCCACCAAGACGCGCCCCACTTTTCTTCCTAATATCGATTCTCGCTTATAGTTCAAGTGTGCAAACTTAGCAGTGCAGAAGTTCTGTCTATACACACTTGTAGCTAATTAATGTGTATAGACAGAAATACTACACTGCTAAAAGGTTGCTCACTTCAACTTCTTATAAGCGATTAGGAGGAAGAGTGGGGCGCGTCTTCGTGGATGGCACAAACTATACTGTAGTGCCCTAGAGTAAAAGTTTTACAAATCATACTGAAACATCGCAGTACGTGTCATTATAATGATTATGATAATACATACAGgttgttactgaccatcgggctttaaatccagggctcgattctactcgctagcTCAGTATGagctaaacattaatgggtctctttttttgcctttcgttctgatacatactgtatgtatgtatgaatgaTAATTTTACCTTTTTAGGGTATGAAATTTTGTCAACTGGGCCCGATCTACTGGTCCAGTTTACAGCTAATTCGGACGCCTCTGGCCAAGGCTTCAAGGCGAGCTACCAATTTGAAATGGACGACACGAATACAGGTTCagtaagctaattatcagaatGATAGTACATATAACCTTCGACgaaataattaagtatattttgttattcttatttagcttttatttttttaggagTATTGTATGTTTGTCCGGTTTGTATCAATgtgccttagttgcctgatgaTAAATGACATTTAATAATAGGCATGTACCTAGCTGTAGAGCAAAGTCACATTCATTCAGTATACTTCAACTGTAAGACAAGTTATAAAGTTGTGAATAGCTAAcaaatacttatttttattttataaaaccataaacataattaaaaacaaacttagaataaaattaacctaaaattataaaactacctaaaaaactaaaactaatacctaaaaaaaatacttatacacTTATACATATTACAATGCATTGTATACTATTTACGAAGTAATATTGTAGTAATCGCGAGTAATATATAACTTGGAATTTATTTCACAGATGGCGACGTCAATAAAAAGTCTAGTACAAGCGAAGCAATATCCGGACTGGGCCCGGCAGTGAGTGCCGCAAGTGAGTCTATTTATTTGGGACTAGAGCATCATTAATTCTAATTAATATATACCAAAGTATCAAGTCCATGATGTCATTAATTATGAATTTACTAAACATAATAATGTACAATATTTTCCTTataagtttaggtattttaaagtCGCAAAAACTGAATatgcttataattaattacgtaTTAAATATAGTTTATACGAGTATCATAACGTCGACGGTCTGAAAATTccttaatttttagtgttctataaaaaactttgttcacgaaACACTTATGGGAtaacttcggtcttgcaaatcagttaaatgcgtttttttatgaaaataagcaaaaaatatgtatatacgaGTAGTATTAACGTAAAATATTCATTAcaacattaggtacttactgttCTTCTCTTCTATTAATATTATGACACTTTTTAGCTTCATCTTGTGACCAAGTATTTAGTAGTGATAAGAGCAAGAGTGGCAAACTTACGTCACCTCTCCATCCGGCGCCGTATCCCCAGAAGACGAAGTGCCATTACGACTTCCAGGCCAGGGGAAGGGAACGGATCCGACTAGTTTTCGAAGATTTTAGCCTTCAGAGGATAACTGCCAGCATGGTGGAGTAAGTTTTAGTAATATCTTATCTGTTTTAGGTATCACATTATACCTAGGGGAGACCCAGTAGGGTTGAAACAGAGGTACGTTAAAACAACGTCATTTTTGAGCCATCTTTAACTGATATCGTGGTAAAAATGATGTTTAGCCGCTTCTTACCATCTGTTGGTCCCTCAATATGCGTCCTTGCCTCAAGGCGGTTATAAATACCGCAAAATTGACGGTGTTTCAAGTTACCCCTGTTTTAACTCACCTTGGTCCCCcctacttataccgggtgtggcctgcaatatgagcaaaaaattaaactgtactcctcatactgaccaacatttgttaagcgacttgtggtttgatttttaatacactttaaagtttattctaagacgcaatgtattgcgaattttgttatgtttaaggcgtgacaagcaacgtcaatcacaatgatatggcgtggcgatggcgtccattgaagataatatttattttgtatgaaaaatttagtctaaatacttcatattttttaaaagttgttgaacaaaagtgtcaccttttgaggagtacaatcgtGGTAGATGGCGTAATGGCCGAAATGGCTTATTATGTAAAGGGCTTTTAACTATGTACCTGTAAATAACGCATGTTTGTTTGTCCCATGTAAAAATAGAATATTATTTAAGAGGGACAAGGAGAACCTTACCATGGCAACGCGTGAAAAAATAAGTTAATTGGCTTACAGGAAGAAAACAATGAAACCATTTTCGTTGcttctaaatttaaaaatacactcGAGTTGATTTCCAGTCACGGAACATCTCCATGTCTTCTGATCTCATATAAAATGTATCCGACACTAAATCCCACGGCAGGAAAATTTATCGCGAAACCGGTCGCAATATAAGTGAGAGAACAACATGTTCGTGCTATTTAATACAAATCAATGAAGCAATTTAATATAATCTAACCGGTTGCCgatctcgtcgcataataattgattgtcctaatgtacgCATAAAATTCTTTTCGCAtaatttttctccagctgaaacaaaaagtattttcgaaaatattttgcattggttgtgtagaatagggtaggttaggttagttttataatttttcagaaatatttttagtttcagcacaataacaattattatgcgaaatgagttttatgcgtaacattacattagaacagaatgtatgtatattatgcGACTCAATATAGACCCAATATAATCTAACAGATGTTTACCCTAAGGCtgaactgaaaaaaaaacgaagCTGGAAAACTTCATATTTTAGACAGAAGTAAATAGTTCTAATACAATCGGTTCCCTAGTGTTACAAAAAAAGTTCCAATTTTAAGATACATTCATGTAAGTACGAATACGTTTGCGTAAGATGTACAAActcgtttgtatgaaaaaagaAGAATATTTATATGTGTATGAGTCATTTTCATAACACAAGAATaactattaaacattttttgcaACTCACCCTAATAAGTCAGTTATTCAATAAATGATTGAAGGAAATGACTCGCGCCGCGTGCCATAACGTGTCGTGTAAATGTATAAAGTTGaaaattttatgaaaaggtGTTACAAGGTTGGTACTAATTCTAAGTCGACTGACCCACGTACTTGGTACACAAACacataataaaagtacctattcagaaagttacaaattaaaataattctacgccaccaaaataaaataaaaactttttagtaTTGGATAAGTTTAGAAACAGAGGGTAACCACCCTCTCTGGGCTCAAAAATGTTTTCTCATAGTATAGTTTCTTATCTTTGTCTAGATAGAGGTTATTTTAGTGCAGTTCCTACAATGTATGCCTTCACTGTTCTAATGAATAATTTATTAGTTCACTTAGATAATTACTTAGTCTCTACTCGTACATTTGTGAGGTTAGGTACTCATGAAAACGGGTACTACTTAATTAAACATTGGTAAAGCGataatataggtaaatattGTATGTTCAATAGTATCAAagtcatacggcgcgattcgggaaatgatttagagattcagtagatatgaaatagtaaatatatgtgatgttccacggcaaaaggttcattatggcggctggcgcttacgatattattaacgccgctccaatattcagccgtggcaatggtaccttttgccgtggaacgtcacatatctttactatttcatatctagtgaatctctaattcatttccccaATCGCGCCGATAGTGAAAATAGTAGGAATTTGGTGTGCTTTATACTTCACTTATCATCTTGCTCGCTTGTCGTTTTAATTACTAATGgcctaattatttataattgccTCTAACAAACCGTTCATAATCATTTGTCCTCCAAAGCTTACGCCAGAACAAATACACTAATAGCCGAAATAAAGATGTAATATTGAAGACTGAAAGAAATCTTGTTCTGTTTAAATTCAGTTCAGAAATAGGCCGAGCGAGCGTTTTCACACAGACCCCATTCTTTAAGATAAGCTGTTTCAAATCTTGGAAACGTAAACCACAACCTAAAATCCTTGTAAATACTATTCATTGAATCTTTCTGTTACAGCTGTGAGAGCATGGATTCTCTGGACGTGTTTTTGTATGTAGACGGTCGACTTGAAAAGATGGCTTCCTTTTGTGGGAACGATGTACCAAAGCCAATAATGTCGAATGGACCGAAAATGTCTATTGAGTTTCGAGGGATTTACTCGTCGAGACATAGTAGGGGTTTTAAGATATCGTACTATTTTGTAGAAGGTTAGTATTGTGAACTGTGATTGTGATGAGATTGTTATTCTAATTTTGCGCCAAAAGAGCATAAAGGAGAATGGGCACTTTAGTATGGGCAGTGTCCCATGGATGTATACTGTTGAGATATATGTCGTTTTAAAGCTCTTAATCGTagtatcattttattgtatggcacCAACCTTAGACAACTTGCAGGGACCGAgctatatacaaaaaaaagttgcgCACATAAGCAGTTAATTTTCATAATACGCTTGATATTATAAGTTGTAGCGTATTTTAATAGAAAGAATATGAAGAATGCTTTATGGTTTTTGTATTAACACCAACGATAAAGTATTTAAAGGGTTTGAGTTTACAGTTTTACAAAATCGTCATACTAAAAATTACTTGCTGTACAGCGGAATAAGAGTGTATACACATGCCATATATATCATatgaaaagtatttttataagcTATTTTTCGTATAACATAGCTGCGGTCATACGCTTGCAGGAATCGAAATAAATCCATTTAATGAGTTAATTAATGGTAGTTAATTAAGCCGTAATTTTTCTACTCACCGCTAGATGTCGCAACAAGTCAAAATTCAAATTGACGTAAAGCATTTCTAAATTGCGGTAATCTCGACAGTCTTACTCCatcattttaaaaaatatagatagTTGACCAATAATGTCTATGGACTTTCTAAAGCAATGTCAAGATGTAACATTGTCAAATAATTGTCAATAATTTTCAAAACGTGCAATATACGTGCAATTTAAAATAATGAACAAGGTCTTTACAAAATAGCGTATTTTAAATGCGCTAGAATTTTGTGCAATGAAAGACATTccattgatatattttaaaccCGATGTACATATCTCAGCGAGTACCTCTTTGATGATCTTTCactaggtaattaaataaacggCTAAACGTATAGATGTACAGTGTAATACGTATAGATGTTGTTAGATTCGTTGTGATTtgtgatagcacacgcaatAAGACCCATGGAGCGCCCGATGTTAAGATTTAGGGACTCCTGCAAGCGCGACATCTATGATGTTTTGGCATCGGTGCCGCTGGGTATGGCTGGGAGGAACGTGCTGCAATGAGACCCGAGAGGCGTAGAGACCGATACGTGGGAGCGAAGAAGCTCGACGAAGTGTATCTGGAAAACTTGAGACATAAAAGGCACAGACGTCACCAGGCTGGTGCTCTGGTATCAAATCCAGAGGCTCAACAAATTCACACATGCGACTTACGCGGCAAGAAGTGCCGTGCAGCGATAGGCTTGTATAGCCACGGTAGGGTATGGGGGCCAAGTCAGGTCAGACCCGTTGGCTGCACCCATGGGTGTCGCCCAGGGCTTGTCAGTATCTATTAACACATCCTAGTAACGACCTTGCAATTGCAGCCACCGCTATTCCTATTTTACTTAATGTACTCGGGTGATGTTGCAGGTATTATATCAGCACCAAATACATATATGCAGTGAACCAGATGTCTCGGTGTGTTAAGCGGCAATTGACGTGTCCAATCCAAAGCGCACTTTCTTCATTTTTAGTTGGACGTCGGATACCGAGGCTACTGAAGGTCCAAGCTGGCGGCATTAAGATGGAGAAGGTGGAGTTCAGCTCATTATTTAGACTTTATTATaggatataatataatatagtagGATTGGGGTTTCATCAACAACTCGAGCACTATTGTAAAAAAGTTAGAGTTGAAAGATTTATTACACGACCCAACTGTTGTTACGCAAGTAAGGCACTTTTGGAACAAATGAATCAAggtccagttctgatgatggattccacaagggaactcctcaaatcttaaaaacATAGGTACACATAGTAATATAGATACAAGGTTTTAAGGACGATTTCATGTTTGGTTATTTGCCTATTCCTGGaagtctttagcaagtatagatgtttatagtaacatttgcacCAAGGACCATTTATGATGatagattccacaaggaatcgaggggactcctcaaatctatttctgtaagtctttaagtctttagcaagtaagatgtttatagtatcATTTTCGCCAGGAACCATTTCTGATGatagattccacaaggaatcgaagGAACTTCTCAagtctatttctgtaagtctttagcacgtaagatgtttatagtaacatttgcgctaAGAACCATTTCTGGTgttggattccacaaggaatcgaggggactcctcaaatctatttctgtaagtctttagcaagtaagatgtttatagtaacatttgcgccaagaaccatttctgatgatagattccacaagaatcgaggggactcctcaaatctatttctgtaagtctttagcaagtaagatgtttatagtaataTTTGCGCTAAGAACTATTTCTGGTgttggattccacaaggaatcgagggaactccttaaatctgtttctgtaagtctttagcgagtaagatgtttatagtaacatttgcgccaaggaccagttctgatgatggattccacgaGGAATCGAGAGAATTCCTCAAATATTATaggttacatatacatataagtagttACTTTTGAATTTTCATTAACACCGCAAGCAATTTTATCTAAAAAAGTAACACTTTATGAAGTGGGATAGTTGATGTAGATcaaaatggaactcttcaatgacatgAATTTCACGTTTGGCAATATGTCTTCTCCTATAAGTGTTTAGCAAGTAAGATATTTAAAGTAACATTTGTGTCAATGACCACTTCTGATGACGGATTtcacaaggaatcgagggaacacCTCAAATCTATTCCTGTAAGTCTttgcaagtaagatgtttatagtaacatttgcgccaaagaccagttctgatgatggattccacaaggaatcgagagaactcctcaaatcttgtAGGTTACATTTATGTAGTTACTTTTGAATTTTCATTAACTCCTCAAGCATTTTATCTAAAAAAGTAACAATTAATTAAGTGGGACAGTTGATGTAGATcaaaatggaactcttcaatgacatgaatttcacgtttggcgatatgtttatttctgtaagtctttagcaagtaagatgtttgtAGGAATATTTTTGTCAAGGACGAGTTCTGATGAGCGGCTGATGGATGGCCTGACCATTATTGAATGAATctttacctaacctaactcaaaaagTCAAATCACAAATGACACTGCGCAATGTATTATATAAAGTATCATTCAAACAGGAAGAGTACTCAGAAAATGATATGTCTTCTCAGTtacaattttgcgagatttggcattttaaggttataaattgtatggataAGAGCGTATACAGTGTAAACTGTCACCGTGCCCttcgtttttaatataaactaaaataaatactatagtTCCAATTTTGCTAGAACAATAATTCAGTATGTGTCTCTTTTTCATGCGGTGAAATCCCTTTCCGCCCGGAATGGCAACGAGGTTATCCAATCTAAAACCAAAAGTAAGTACGCAATACACAAGTTGTAAGTAATAGTTATCCATTCTTAGTACTTGTAAAAGGACGGTGCTATGAAGATATTAATTTTTTACCGAATTCTATATGAAGTGGTTATATAAATTCGACCGTTTCTTATCTTTATAAGCTACCTAATCTCaactgagggaactcctcaaatcttatagGCATACACGTTTTTAAGAAACATTTGTGTCAGTTTAGGTGCTTCAGGTTCCATGAAAAATTGAACCAGCCCACCACCACATCCCACCCAACGAACGTAGTTGTGGGTTCAAGTACTACCCAAGACAGGAATATttcaacttttaatttatttccaagcttaatagcatcgttcgcagacaatactgcttgatacaaaattaaattgatGGAATTCTCTAAATCTTGATCAAATGTACCCGAAAGGCAAAACTGTTTAGTGACGTCACTGTTTGACCAGACAGGAACGAGTCTTGCAAATTGCTGTGTCATTCATAAGAAATACCTGTTGGTAAAGTCACTAAGTAACTGGGTAGGTAGATAGATAGTAAAAAAATGTCTATAGGTAGATCGACCGCTTAAAAGAGgtctcgcctgcgcggtacggggcgACGGGGagggacgactaagggcggcggggtcggcgcccgcaccttccccgccgcccttagtcgtccccATTGGAGACAAATGCTACCTAGCTACTCTTAGCTACCCGACATGacggtaattatttaaataaaaaatggtaaATAAAACTATCAAtcttaaaaaaagaaaccaacttTTCTAACGTGTCGGTAAACAAgatattaattgttaattataatttcagAGACTATACGACACTAAAACAAGGATGCATCGAAACAAGAAAAATCAAGCATAGTTCAagaaaaaagcaaataatactTAATGTGTTATGTTGagttacttatgttgagttggTAGATATGTAAGGTTGAAAAATAAATCGCAATGTGCATAGAATACAGAACCAATGGTTTGAACATCAAAACTATTAGAACtcatagaagcttgacgtttaaaataacataagagttaagccacgaaaaatctgcagcgattttgttaGCCCTCGCAgtgttaatgtt contains:
- the LOC134679627 gene encoding suppressor of lurcher protein 1-like — encoded protein: MYGRMYSPRYPSSYPSNVRCTYHFHARQHERIKLVFEESFLQKGDESCLNRADIIKVFDGRSTTAPVLAMLCNEIVDGDVNKKSSTSEAISGLGPAVSAATSSCDQVFSSDKSKSGKLTSPLHPAPYPQKTKCHYDFQARGRERIRLVFEDFSLQRITASMVDCESMDSLDVFLYVDGRLEKMASFCGNDVPKPIMSNGPKMSIEFRGIYSSRHSRGFKISYYFVEDYGIATGTQLLEFPCAFVFNSSEWSRGAVTSPNYPGLYPRDTECNYFFYGNENEKIHLHFTYFDVEGVVPCQAVSASDYVQISNKIVDTEGHRHCGQLKELQFKSERNFLRVTFRSNDRLDGTGFKADYIFLRDSFMHSITMPDSDNGGSSHTSKLIFLTFAFAIIREFYRYLLKC